Proteins from a single region of Clupea harengus chromosome 5, Ch_v2.0.2, whole genome shotgun sequence:
- the acad9 gene encoding complex I assembly factor ACAD9, mitochondrial — protein sequence MSLNRLFFLSNSLKVGRRLIRPQIGQTRKEPLSHLQVQRSIKTNSRNLAYAKDLFLGKLNKDEVFPYPEITNEELEEINQFVVPVEKFFNEDVDSKRIDHEAKIPPETLNGLKELGLFGIQVPEDYGGLGLSNTMYARLGEIISLDGSIAVTLAAHQAIGLKGILIAGNEEQKAKYLPKLATGENVAAFCLTEPGSGSDAASIQTKATLTEDGTHYLLNGSKIWISNGGFADIMTVFARTEVVDKDGQKKDKISAFIVERAFGGITSGKPEDKLGIRGSNTCEVTFEDTKVPVENVIGEVGGGFKVAMNILNSGRFSMGSAGAGMIKKLIELTAEYACTRKQFNKKLSDFGMIQEKFATMALNAFVMESMAYLTAGMMDRPGLPDCSLEAAMVKVFSSDGGWVCVSEALQVLGGLGYTKNYPYERYLRDCRILLIFEGTNEILRMYIALTGMQYAGKVLTGKIKEMKSGNVGVAFEIMGNKLRQTLGRHQDLGLTGKDGVVHASLQDSAKQLEENVAFFSSTVEGLLYRFGKSIVDEQLILKRVADVLINMYAMTAVLSRSSRSISIGLRNHDHEVLLANTFCADAYFKNNLLMTQLQKNSPENNDANIKKIAQEVLEKRAYVCSHPLERTL from the exons ATGAGTCTGAATAGGCTTTTCTTTTTATCTAACTCGCTTAAAGTTGGAAGAAGATTAATAAGACCTCAAATCGGACAAACGAGAAAAGAACCCCTGTCACATCTTCAGGTGCAACGCTCAATTAAAACCAACTCGAGGAATCTTGCGTATGCCAAGGATTTGTTTCTTGGTAAACTAAACAAG GATGAAGTTTTCCCCTACCCTGAAATTACAAATGAGGAATTAGAAGAAATAAATCAATTCGTTGTCCCTGTGGAGAAGTTCTTCAATGAGGATG TCGATTCGAAGAGGATAGACCACGAGGCCAAGATTCCACCTGAAACTTTGAATGGGTTGAAGGAGTTGGGGCTGTTTGGGATTCAGGTCCCTGAAGATTATG GTGGACTGGGGTTGTCCAACACCATGTATGCCCGTCTGGGGGAGATCATATCTCTGGATGGTTCCATCGCTGTCACACTTGCAGCTCATCAAGCTATTGGTTTAAAG GGGATTCTGATTGCTGGTAATGAGGAGCAGAAGGCCAAGTACCTGCCCAAACTGGCAACAGGGGAGAACGTCGCTGCCTTCTGCCTTACAGAGCCTGGGAG cggGAGTGACGCTGCCTCTATTCAGACCAAAGCAACGCTGACAGAGGACGGGACTCATTACCTATTAAATGGGTCAAAG ATATGGATATCGAATGGTGGCTTTGCAGACATAATGACAGTGTTTGCCCGGACTGAGGTGGTGGACAAAGACGGGCAGAAGAAAGACAAGATCTCTGCTTTCATCGTGGAGAGGGCATTCGGTGGCATCACCAGTGGCAAGCCAGAGGACAAGCTTGGCATCCGCGGCTCCAATA CTTGCGAGGTGACTTTTGAGGACACCAAGGTGCCTGTGGAGAATGTTATTGGAGAAGTCGGCGGTGGATTTAAG gtggcCATGAACATCCTGAATAGCGGCCGCTTCAGCATGGGCAGTGCCGGCGCCGGGATGATCAAGAAGCTGATCG AGCTGACTGCAGAGTACGCCTGCACAAGGAAACAGTTCAACAAGAAACTGAGTGATTTCGGAATGATTCAG gaaaagTTCGCTACCATGGCTCTGAATGCCTTTGTGATGGAGAGTATGGCCTACCTCACTGCTGGGATGATGGATAGGCCAGGCCTTCCGGATTGTTCTCTTGAGGCAGCCATGGTCAAG GTGTTCAGTTCAGACGgcggctgggtgtgtgtgagtgaggcacTGCAGGTCCTGGGAGGCCTAGGCTACACCAAGAACTACCCCTACGAGCGCTACCTCAGGGACTGCCGCATCCTTCTCATCTTTGAG GGTACCAATGAGATCCTGAGGATGTACATCGCACTCACAGGCATGCAGTATGCTGGCAAAGTACTGACAGGAAAGATCAA GGAGATGAAGAGTGGGAATGTCGGCGTGGCCTTTGAGATCATGGGCAATAAGCTGCGCCAGACTCTGGGCAGGCATCAGGATCTGGGTCTGACTGGGAAGGACGGCGTGGTCCATGCCAGCCTGCAG GACAGTGCAAAGCAGCTTGAGGAGAATGTGGCTTTCTTTAGCTCTACTGTGGAGGGCCTGTTGTACAGATTTGGAAAG tcGATCGTGGACGAGCAGCTGATTCTGAAGCGCGTGGCGGACGTGCTCATTAACATGTACGCCATGACCGCCGTGCTGTCCAGATCCAGCCGCTCCATCAGCATCGGCCTCAGGAACCACGACCACGAG GTGCTCCTTGCAAACACATTCTGCGCCGATGCCTATTTCAAAAACAACTTGTTGATGACTCAGCTGCAAAAAA ATTCGCCAGAGAACAACGACGCAAACATCAAGAAGATTGCCCAAGAGGTGCTGGAGAAGAGAGCCTATGTCTGCTCTCATCCATTGGAAAGAACTTTGTAA